ATACAAAAAAATCCACCACATAGGCGATATACAAGGTTGTTTTAGCGTGCTTAAAAAAGCGATTAATAAGATTAAAAAAGATGAATTTTATGTATTTTTGGGCGATTATATAGACAGAGGCATAGAAAATGCTAAGGTGATCAAATGGCTTTTAAAGATCAAAGGGCTTGAAAATGTGATCTTGCTTGAAGGAAACCACGAAAGACATCTTATCAAATGGGCGTTAAATCAAACTGCAAGTTCAAAAGAATTTAATGAAAATACACTCAAAGACTTTAAAAAAGAAAAGCTGACAAAAGAGGACGCAAGGGCTTTGTATCCACATTTTAAAGAATGCTTTTGTTATCAATTTGAAGAAAAGATCATCTTTTGTTCGCATGGAGGCTTAAATTTTTTGCCAGAAAATTTGGCTCACTTAAGCTTTATATCAAGTGAAGAGTTTATCTACGGCGTAGGCTCGTATGATGAAAGTCAGTATATAGCCCAGCAATTTTGCGAAAACACCCCAAGCAACACTTACGAGCTTTTTGGACACCGCAACCGCCAAAAGCTTCCCATTCAGCTTGCAAGCAGAGCTTTTTTGCTTGAAGGCAAAGTCGATGCTGGGGGCTTTTTGCGTGTGGTAACCTTGAGTAAAAAAGGCTTTGAGTGCAAAGAGATCAAAAATGATGTATTTAGAAAATAGCAAGAAGCATTTTAAGCCAATCTTTTTAGTTTAAATTACAAGTTTTTTAAATCCTTAAAATCTTGAATTTATGTTACAATTAAGCTAAAAATTCATAATCAAGGAAAAAAGAAATGAGTCATCTTTTAATCATAGGAGCAGGCGGAGTAGCTAGAGTAGCAGCAGTAAAAGCTGCCATGAATGCAAACACTTTTAGCAAAATCACCCTAGCAAGTAGAACCTTAAGTAAATGCGAGGCTATAGCAAGTTTTATCAAAGAGCGTTTAGGCGTGAGTATAGATATAGCTAAGATTGACGCTGATGATACTGAAGCGGTTGTAAAGCTTATTAAAGAGATAAAGGCTGATTTGCTTTTAAATTTAGCCCTGCCTTATCAAGATTTAAGCTTGATGGACGCTTGTGTAAAAGCAAAAATTCCTTATATAGATACAGCAAATTATGAACATCCAGATTTGGCTAAATTTGAGTATAAAGAACAATGGGCTAGGAATGAAGCCTTTAAAGAAGCTGGAATTTTAGCCCTTCTTGGCTCTGGCTTTGATCCGGGCGTTACAAATGTCTTTTGTGCGTATGCCAAGCAAAAGCTTTTTGATGAAATTCATTATATAGACATTTTAGATTGTAATGCAGGCGATCATGGCTATAAATTTGCGACGAATTTTAATCCAGAGATCAATCTTAGAGAAGTTTCAGCCAAAGGCAGATACTGGGAAAATGGTAAGTGGATAGAAACTGAGCCTATGGCTATAAAAATGGCTTGGGATTATCCAGAAGTTGGGGTTAAAGATAGCTATTTGCTCTATCATGAAGAACTTGAAAGCTTGGTAAAAAATATACCAAGTTTAAAACGAATTCGCTTTTTTATGACTTTTTCTCAAAATTATCTCACTCACATGAACTGCCTTGAAAATGTAGGCATGCTAGGCATTAAGCCTGTGCTTCACAAAGGGATTGAGATCGTGCCTATAGAGTTTTTAAAGACTCTCTTACCTGATCCAGCAAGTCTTGGAGCAAGGACTAAAGGCTTTACAAATATAGGTTGTGTGATAAGAGGCTTAAAAGATGGCAAGGAAAAGCAAGTGTATATCTATAATGTCTGCAATCATGAAGAATGCTATAAAGAAACCGGCGCACAAGCTGTGAGCTACACCACAGGAGTGCCAGCCATGATAGGTGCAAAACTTATCGCAAAAGGCATTTGGCAGGGAAAAGGTGTATTTAACATGGAAGAATTTGACGCCCAGCCTTTTATGGACGAGCTTATGACTCAGGGCTTGCCCTATAAAATCATAGAACTTCCTTTGTCTTAATCTAGCCTATCACAAGCTAAGATGATATAGAGCAAGCCTAAGGCTTGTGCTTGCTCTAATTTTTTGAATTTTTTTAAACTTTATATGGTTAGTTTTAAGCTAGATAAAACGCATATAATTTTCTAATTTTAACAGCTTTAATTTGGAACAAAATTTGCTTGAATTTCTTATAAATAAAAGACTTTTTAAGTTGTTTATGCTTTTTAAGGAGTTAAAATGACAATTTTTGCCGATAAGATAAATAACACTCAACATTTAAATGCCAATGTTAAAAACACAAAATCAAGCGATGATTTTAAAGCCTTGCTTCATTTGCAAACTCATTCAAATAAAAGCTTAGAACTTTTAAATCAAGATGATTATAAAAAGGCTATTCAAAGCGTGCTTGAAGCTATGGATACAAGTTTAAAAAATTTAGAAAATTCGCCAATCAAAACAGATTTAAAGGTTTTAAAAAACTCCATTGAATCCCGCTTAGAACTGATGAGTGAAAACAAAAATTCTATGCAAAATAGCATTCAGTCTTTTTTAGAAAATTCGCAAAGTCAAAGCACTTTAAAAACCCAGCTTATGCAAAATTATTCTGATTATATGCTTTTTGCTCCAGCTATAGCACAGGATATAAATAAATTCTTTGAGCTTGCACAAAATGAGGATAAGTCCTTAAATTTGAGTGAAATTCAAGGATTGATTAAGAGTATAGAAAATTATCATGCAAGCGAGCAAAGTCAAGGCATAAATGTAAATGATAACACAAAAGTGCTTTTAAATACTTCAGGACTAAGCATACTCATAAAAGAAAAGCAAGAACTAGCCTTGTCAAATTTAAGCCTACAAGAAAACAAAAGCTTTCATATACTTTTAAATATGTTTGAAAACACAAATTCAAAAACCCAGCCCGAGCAATCAGCACTTCAAAAAGCTTTAAAAGAACTTGGGTAAAAATAATGTTAAAAAGTTTTTTAAGAATAAAGATTTTTTATATAACTTTATTAAATTAACAAATCAAAGCTTATATTTATAGGCTTTTCAAGCTAAAAGGAGCAAGAATGAGAATTTCATCTACTAATTCTTATGCTTTTACCCAAAATTATCAAAATACAGCTCATTCATCTCAAGGCTCAGAGTCTCTTTTTATGAAATCTTTTAATTTTGCCATGCAGCAAAAGCCATCACAAGAGGCAATTAAAGCAATTGATGCTGCTAGACTTGAGTTTTATGCAAGCAACACACAAGGTGAGCTTACTCAAAATTCATATAATCAAAGCCTACAAAAATTAACCCATTCTATGAAAAATATCTTAGAAAAATATAAAAATGATGAGCAAAAATTTGACTACCTTTCGCAAGCTTTTGCACTTTTTACACATAGTTTAAATCCTGAAAACAATGTTTTACCAGATATAAAATCAAGCTCAAATTTTTTTAATCCTAAGCTTGATTTTAACAACACTCAAAGCCTGCCTAGCCTTGTGGAGCAAAAGGCAAAAGCATATATCAAAAGTCTTAAAAATGAAGATAAAGATAGCGAAGCTAGGCTTTTAGAGCTTAGAGCAAGTTTGCAAGAGCTTGAAAATCACGGTGAGTATATAAAAATGAATGCCGAGCTTTTTTATTCAGCAATTTGGAGTGATTTAAGTGCTTCAGAACAAAATTCTTTTTTGCAAAATGTTTCTACCATAAGTGCGTATTATTACGAACAAGCTCATAATTTTACATTAAGCGATGGCACAATGCTTAATTGGAGCGAGGAAAATGGGACTTTTAAGATAACAATACAAGGTTTTGACAATGAAAAGCTTGATTTGATACAGCTAGCTAATGATAAAAAGAAATTTCAAACTCTATTTGAAATCTTTGAGCCAAAAAATCGCTCTGAAAATAATGAAATCAAAACTCATAAAAATGAAAAAAATTTAACCTCAAATTCATCAAACTCATCTTTGCTTCAAAGAGCCTTACAGGAGCTAGAATAAAAGCTGAGTATAGTTTTGATCTAAAAATAAAGGAAAAACATGTTTATTAATACATCACAAAGCTTGCAAACTCAACTTTCTTATAAACAGCACATTAAAGCACTCGAACAATCATTTTTAGATGAATGGTTTGCAAATTCTAGTGCAGTTTTGCCTAAGGAATTAGCAAGTTATTATGAGCAAGAGCATATCAAAGATATGAACGCTTTAAATAAACAGCTTGATTTTTACGAAGATAACAAAGACTATACAATCAAAGTACCTAAAGAAGAACTTGAAAAAAGCAATAAAGCGGTGTTAATCTTTGCAAAAAGAACGCAAACACCTTTTTCAAGTGTTCTTAGCCAAAAGCAAGAAAGAACAAGCCAGAGCGAGCACAACGAGGCTGCTTTGTCTTTGCTTGCTACAGCTAAAAAGCTTACAGCCTTAGCTACTGAGCAGCAAGGCTTAGATAGCAAGCTTGGATCCGAGCTTACTACTATGCAAGCTGAGCTTATGAATAGGCAAAATAACATTATGAAATCACAAAATGAGCTTAATTTTGCACTCAACTCTAGCTATAAAGATTTAGAAGGTATAGCTCAAACACTTAGAGGGTATTTTACGATGAATAAAGCATTTGCTGAGCAAATGATACATTTTTTTGACTATGCAAGTGATAAATTTGAAGGACTTGACACACAAAAAATCATGCAAGATTTAGCCACGATAAAAGGCTATTGGGACAATAACACGGCAAGTGATTTGACTTTAGCAAATGGTATGAAAATAGGACTAAGTTATGAGTACAGCGTTCAAGAACAAAAGACTCAAACTTTTTTAAAGATAAACAATCAAAGCTTTGCACTCAAAGAAAATTCTTCTCTTTTAGAAAACAAAAGCTTTAACATACTTTTAAATATGTTTGAAAACACAAATTCAAAAACCCAGCCCGAGCAATCAGCACTTCAAAAAGCTTTGCAAGAGCTTGTGTGAAAGTAATGCTAAAAAGTTTTTTTAAGAATAAAGAATTTTTATATAAGTTTGAATTTAAAAATAAATTATTTCTTGGAATAGAATTTGCTTAAAAATTAATAAATAAAAAGACTTTTTAAGTTTTTTTTAAAATATAAAATGATAAAATTTATCATATTCTAAAAAAGGAGCAAAAAATGAAAAAATTCTTTTTCTTTGTGGCAGCTTTATCTTTAAGCTTAAATTTCACTCTAGCAAATGATTTGCTTTTTAAAGCAAGTAATGGAAGATTAAGTGAAAGTTCTGTCGGAGTAAAAAAACTTAGTGATGCTGAGATGAGTGAGGTTAAGGGTGGGATACATGTATATTCGAACTTTTGGATGCAAAATTATACAAATAGATATAATCAAACCTTAGCTGTTGAGGCTATGGTGCCTTTTGGCTTGGATGATAGTGATAATTTTTTCTCAGCAGGCACCGCAAGATCAAATATAATGATTTTTAATAGCTTTGCAAATGCTGGTGAAACAATGGTTTTGAATGCTTTTTATGATTTTAGATCCGGGCAGGTTAAACGACATTATGCAATCGGTTCTTTTAATCCAAGTTCCGCAGTATTTAGAGAATTTAAAGATGTTATGGTTAATGATATTTTTACACAAACACAAATAAAGCAAAGAGTTGACGAGATGGTCGCAAGAAGACTTTCAAGGATGTAAGATG
This is a stretch of genomic DNA from Campylobacter sp. MIT 12-8780. It encodes these proteins:
- a CDS encoding metallophosphoesterase family protein; this translates as MRLLFVLRGNYFNAQKEWLAKNELLNYTLDLEELRFLAGGYKMLSNGYKSLDYRNASEILEHLFKLLELRMNKGELCIVNAPNANNSILKEYKDLALKYRYELFIIEFNTLNLEEVKLKNFIIAQQKGVFIPEHILEAIDYALQKEKIAKKFKVIKPYEFKEYLYQIRDLSAYKKIHHIGDIQGCFSVLKKAINKIKKDEFYVFLGDYIDRGIENAKVIKWLLKIKGLENVILLEGNHERHLIKWALNQTASSKEFNENTLKDFKKEKLTKEDARALYPHFKECFCYQFEEKIIFCSHGGLNFLPENLAHLSFISSEEFIYGVGSYDESQYIAQQFCENTPSNTYELFGHRNRQKLPIQLASRAFLLEGKVDAGGFLRVVTLSKKGFECKEIKNDVFRK
- a CDS encoding saccharopine dehydrogenase family protein, which produces MSHLLIIGAGGVARVAAVKAAMNANTFSKITLASRTLSKCEAIASFIKERLGVSIDIAKIDADDTEAVVKLIKEIKADLLLNLALPYQDLSLMDACVKAKIPYIDTANYEHPDLAKFEYKEQWARNEAFKEAGILALLGSGFDPGVTNVFCAYAKQKLFDEIHYIDILDCNAGDHGYKFATNFNPEINLREVSAKGRYWENGKWIETEPMAIKMAWDYPEVGVKDSYLLYHEELESLVKNIPSLKRIRFFMTFSQNYLTHMNCLENVGMLGIKPVLHKGIEIVPIEFLKTLLPDPASLGARTKGFTNIGCVIRGLKDGKEKQVYIYNVCNHEECYKETGAQAVSYTTGVPAMIGAKLIAKGIWQGKGVFNMEEFDAQPFMDELMTQGLPYKIIELPLS